The DNA region GCTAATATAGCAAAAATGGGGATAGCGTCAAGTTAATTTATGGAGAAAGGGAGGCACGCCAAGATCTTCTGTCCTTATGTAAGTATTTTATTTGTAATATATTACAAGACAGTCGCTCGATTTCAACGTGCTCTGGTGTTAGAGGCCAAGTCATGAGCAAAGGCAGGCAGCGGAAGGATTTGCTGTAGAGTCGGGATGATCCATAGCAGGCTGCACGAAGAGGGACGATACCGAGGTATGGAATCCGAGAGTTGAAAGTCTAAAGATGCGCAACCGGGAGCCGATCGGAGGGTTCGTTCTTGCGGGAGGCAAAAGCTCGCGAATGGGGCGGCCAAAAGGATTGCTGACATTCGATAGAAAACCTCTGCTGGTGCGGATGGCGCGGCTTGTTGAGTTCGTGAGCGAACCAGCAATTATTATCGGGCCGCCCGCGGATTATGGCGGAATGGGATTTCGAGTCGTGCCAGACGACCGCCGCGAGTTGGGGCCGCTTGGCGGGATTGCAACGGCATTGCGCGTGACCGCGTGCGGATGGAATTTGATTGTCGGCTGCGATTTGCCGTTTTTGACGCACGAATGGCTGGAATTTCTGGCGAGCCGGGCGATGGCGTCCGAAGCCGATGTGGTGATGCCCGTGAGCGAACGAGGGTATGAGCCGTTGTGCGGGATGTATCGGCAGCGCGTACAGACCGAAATTGCCGGGGCGCTTGAGCGCGGGGTACGAAAAGTGATGGACGGGCTTGCGGGCCTGACGCTTTCCACTATCGAACCGAACGAATGGAAAGGCTTTGACCCGCGTGGCCGACTGTTCAAGAATGTGAACACGCCAGAGGATTACGACGAGGCGCGAACAGGCGAGGCAAGCGAAACGTGAGCGAGCACTTCTTCGAATTCCGGGGAGTGTCAAAGTCGTTTGATACGCAGGACGTGTTGCGCAACGTGAGCTTCCACATGGATCGCGGCGAGACGAGCGTAATCATGGGGCGCAGCGGGGTGGGTAAGTCCGTATCGCTGAAGCTAATCCTGGGATTTTTGAAAGCGGATGCGGGGCGAGTCATCGTCGATGGGCAAGACGTGACGGAAATGAGTGAGGAGCAACTGGCGCCGATCCGGCGGCGCGCGACGATGGTTTTCCAGGCGGGAGCGCTTTTTGATTCGCTGACCATCGCGGAAAACGTAGCCTTTCCGATGAAGGCTCTGGGCAACGTGAAAGGAGAGGAAGTAGACCAGCGCGTGACAGAGCTGCTCGACATGCTGGAGGTGGCGCAGTTTGCCGACCGGCTGCCTTCGGAATTGAGCACCGGCACGAAGCGCGCCGTGGCGATTGCGCGCGCACTGGCGCAAGACCCCGATGCGATTCTCTACGACGAACCAACGACGATGGTCGATCCGCTGATGGCCGCGCACACGGGCGGCTTGATTTTGAAGCTGAAGGAAGCGTTTCACAAAACGTCGGTCGTGGTGACGCACGACACGCATCTGGCGAA from Candidatus Acidiferrales bacterium includes:
- a CDS encoding molybdenum cofactor guanylyltransferase, coding for MRNREPIGGFVLAGGKSSRMGRPKGLLTFDRKPLLVRMARLVEFVSEPAIIIGPPADYGGMGFRVVPDDRRELGPLGGIATALRVTACGWNLIVGCDLPFLTHEWLEFLASRAMASEADVVMPVSERGYEPLCGMYRQRVQTEIAGALERGVRKVMDGLAGLTLSTIEPNEWKGFDPRGRLFKNVNTPEDYDEARTGEASET
- a CDS encoding ATP-binding cassette domain-containing protein, whose translation is MSEHFFEFRGVSKSFDTQDVLRNVSFHMDRGETSVIMGRSGVGKSVSLKLILGFLKADAGRVIVDGQDVTEMSEEQLAPIRRRATMVFQAGALFDSLTIAENVAFPMKALGNVKGEEVDQRVTELLDMLEVAQFADRLPSELSTGTKRAVAIARALAQDPDAILYDEPTTMVDPLMAAHTGGLILKLKEAFHKTSVVVTHDTHLAKRLADKMIFLHEGEVGFFGTWDEFEKSKEHFLRNFRLQDELIPALDVTG